TATACTCGCTAAAATGCTGCTTATCGTCAGCGCTGATACCATCATCCGTGATGAGGCCATCAGTCTGATCGAGGTCATAGAAGCTGTAAAAATCTTGCCGATTCAGTTTAAAATGATCCGCAGCAACAAACTTCATGCCGGCATTGTTGAGGGCAATCCGCTGGGTCTGCCCCTCTTCAGGACTGGCATTGCTGATATGGTTGTCGGCAATCCCGTTGACACTGATAAACGCCTTGGTAGTCGTGAGGTGAGCTAACATCTCATTAGCCAAGCTGCCAATGAAAGCACCGGAGCGCTCTCGCAGCTGCCCACCAATCAGTTTCAGTGAAAAATAATCTGCACGATCCTGAAAACTCTGAAAAACAGGAAGGCTATTGGTAATAATGCGTACTTCCGGTTTTTTGAGGTACTGGGAAATGAGTTCCATGGTCGTGCCGGGGCCGATGTACACCGTATCTCCTGACGTAATGATGTTTGCGATGGTCGCAGCAATTTTGCGTTTTTCGTTGACATGAATGGATCGCTTCTCGTTTCGGGATAATTCGGTTAGCGGCTTAAAATGCGTGCTTTGGGCACCGCCGTGAATACGGATTAACTCATTTCGATCGGCGAGCTCTTCCAGATCCCGGCGCACGGTCATGGTTGAAACACCTAAACTATCACCAATTTCGTTAACGGTCACAATCCCCTTGCGATCCACTAAGTTACGGATTGTCAGCAAGCGCTCGTCTTTTAACATTGAATCACCTCACATGATCTGTTCGTTGTTGTTTGTTTTTGTTCCTTATTACAGTTTTAAGTTACCACCGGGGACATCATTCGTCAAGCTCATAATGACAATGTTTTCCGTTGGCTATATGGTTTTGACGACTTGTTTGAATCTTTAAGAAATTGGTTATTACCTGAATAAGCTCACAAATTGCACGAAAAAGTGAACAGAATATAACAGATTTTAACGTTCGGTATATACCGTTCGAGTAATTCCTGCTTGGCATACGGCTGCGATAGGCTAGAAGCCATTTAAAAATGAACTTTTCTGGTGAAGGAGAATGTGCGTCATCTGCTGCACCAATCAGTTGATAAAGCCAAAGAAAAGTCGAACCCTACGGACAAAGTTTGTCGCGGGTCGGCTTTTCCAAAAGTTCATATATAGTAGTGATCGATTTTATGTCCATTTTTTGGGCCTTTTAAAATGATGTTAGCGTAACAAATGCGTAGTATATAATAGAAACAACCGTCTATCCTAAGTCCGGAAGCTTCAGCAAATCGTCAGCTCGCTGCAAGACGGCGATGCGTGGGGCGACAGCTGGTGAAGGCGGCGTTGTCCACCCAGCGAGTGCAAAAGCGACATTCGCGTTGGCAGCTGCTTGGGCATCGGTCGAGGTATCGCCGATATAGACCGTTGTTTCTGGGTTGCCACCTAGACGTTCGCGAGCCAATGTAATCGGATCGCCAAATGGCTTGTTGCGTTTGGCTTCACCAGCGACAACTACCGTCTGAAAATAAGGACTGAAGTGATATTTCTTGTCCTCTTCAAGAAACTGCGGTTTATCTTTTGATGTGACAAGACCGAGTTTATATTGCCGACCTAGCTGTTTAAGAACGGCTTGCATATTAGGAAACCAGCTAACGTCAGTCAAGAAAGCCTTTGAATCTTCCCGCCACTCTTCGTGAACCACGGGAACTTCTTCATCGCTGAAGCCTAGTTCTTTCAAGCTATCAACGCCTGCACGGCCATTGGTCCAAGTCAGATCCTGGATAGGGACCTTGCGACCGTGCCGCCGCAGCGTTTTCTGTAAACCGTAAAGATAACCCTCCACATTATCGAGTAAGGTTCCATCGATATCAAAGATAAACGTGTTCATAAATTTTCCTCCTAAACAACCAATATTATTGTAGCAAGTAAGCGGTAACAAAGAAAGGCGGTCAAATGCGATTCTTACACACAGCCGATTGGCATATTGGCAAAAAATTAAATGATTTTGACTTATTAGCAGACCAACAGGCGGTTTTTGAACAGCTGGTGGCGGTTGCGCAGGCGCAACAGGTAGACGCCATCGTGATTGCCGGCGATTTATATGATCGGGCACTGCCGAGCGAAGCAGCGGTGGCGGTGCTGGACCAGATGCTCGTGAAGTTGAATCGCGACTTGCATTACCCGTTGTTGGTGATCTCGGGCAACCACGATTCGGCGGTGCGTTTGCGGACGGGCCGTTCCTGGTTTTCCGCCACCCAAATGTTTGTTAATACGCAGTTAGCCGAAGCATTCACGCCGATTGAGCTGGATGGCGTTCAATTTTTCCTGCTGCCGTATTTTGAGCCGTTTGCGGTGCGCGATTATTTTCATGATCAGACCATTACGAACGTCGCGCAGGCGATTCGGCCGATCGTTACCAAGATGAAGACGCTGTTCAAACCGAACATGCGGCATATTTTAGTGAGTCATTTCTTTGCGGCTGGCAGTGACCATAGCGCTTCAGAAACGAAGGTGAATGTCGGCGGCTTGGACGCGGTACCGATCGATGATTTGGCGGCGTTTGATTATGTTGCGCTGGGACATTTACATAATCACAATGCGCTGCATGGCGAGCCGAAAATTCAATACAGCGGCGCGTTGCTGAAGTATGCAGACGGCGAGGCGAAGCAGGAGAAAGGTGTTTATATTGTCGACACCGAAACGATGCAGCGGGAATTTGTGCCGCTGAAGCCACAGCATGACTTACTGGAATTAAAAGCCAGCTATGCTGATTTGACCGATCCGGTGTATTACCAAAAGCAGGATCGAGATGCCTACATCGGGGTTGATTTAACCGATACCCAGGTGATTCCCAATGTGATGGCTCAGTTGCGGCAGATTTATCCACGCATCATCAGCTTACGCCGCGAAAATGGCGTCCAGGCAGTGAAGCCATTACAACAGCGGCAACGTGATCTGGATCCGGTCAGCTTGTTGAAGGCTTTCTATGAAGAACTGATGCAAACCGAGCTGACGGCTGATCAACTGAAGTGGGCAAAAGCCGGTCTTGCCGCGGCAGAAAGCGAGCAGAAGCAATGAAACTAAAACAATTACACATGCAGTTTTTTGGCCCATATGCAGATGAGACCGTTGATTTTGATGATTTTCAGACCAGCCCCTTGTTTCTGATCAGCGGTCCGACCGGTAGCGGGAAAACCACCATTTTTGACGCGCTGGTGTATGCCTTGTATGGCGAAACTTCTGGCGAGCGGGATGGCGTTCAGATGCGGTCGAATTTTGCCAGCCATCATGATTTGACGAAAGTGACGTTGACGTTTGAACATGATGGCAAACATTACTCGGTCACGCGGCAGCCGCAACAGTTGCAACAAAAAAAGCGCGGGGATGGGCTTACCGAGGTTAAGGCTAAGGTCGTGCTGGCGATCGCGGATGGCGATAAGCAGGTAGCGGAATATACCAAGAAGAATCAGGTGCAGGCGCAGTTAGATGCGGTTTTGCATCTGGATGCCAAACAGTTTCGCCAGATTGTGCTATTGCCTCAAGGTGATTTTCGGCACTTTTTGGATGCGGACAGCAATGCTAAGGAAGATTTACTACGTGATTTATTTGGCACGCAGCTCATTCAGCGCTGGCAGACAGCGATGTTAGCCAAAACCAAAGAGCAGGGCGCGGAAATTCAGGATCAGGAACGCATGCTCAACTTGCTGACATCCCAATTTGACTTTGAAGTTGAGCCGGATGAAAATGCCACCCCAGCGGACAAGTTGGACTTGATGCGGGAAAATGTCGAAAAACAAGCGGTGACAGTTGCGGCACGACAAAAAGCTGCCGATAGCAGTCATCATGCCTATCAGGTTGCACAGGCAGCGCTTCAAGCAGGCAGACAGTTGGCGCAAGCGTTCAAAGATCGCGAACAGACCACCGCTGCCCTGACGGAACTCGCTGAGCAGGAACCGGCTCAACAAGACCGACTGAAACGCATGGCTCAATTAACCTGGGTTCAGCAACATGAAGCCGCTGCGCAACGGGTCGAAACCACAGCCCAGGACTTGACAGCCGCGCGGAAGCAAGCAACGCAGACCCAGGCAACTTTGGTGACGATCCAACAGTCCATGGATCAGGCTAAAGCAAGCTTAGCCGAGCTGCAGCAACAAGAGACGGCGATCAACGCGAAGCAAAAACAGCTTGATCAGCTGCAGGCGGTTCGCGAACAACTTGTCAACATGACCGCGCAAAAACAGCAGGTAGCAGTCCGAACAAATGCGGTCACGAAAGCAAGCGCTGCACTGGCGCAGGCACAGCAAAGACTAGCAGACGATCAACAGACCCTTACCCAGAAGCAGACTGAATTAGCCGACTTGTCAGTGACCGACTTAGCAAATCAAGCAGCCGAACATAAACAGTTATTGGCGATCCTGACACCAATTGCGGCGAACTACCAGGAAGCGCAAAAAGATGCCATTACTTTTGGAGAAAAGTTAGCAAAAGTTAAAGCTTCGTTGGAAAAAGCGACACAGACCAGCAAAACGACAGCGCAACAACTAAATGACCTGCAACAAACCCAAATTAAACAGCAAATTGCCCGGCTGGCGGCTAGGCTGGAACCAGGGACACCTTGTCCGGTATGCGGCAGTCTCAAGCATCCCCACCCAGCCGTTGCCACGACCGAACCATTGGTAACCGAGGCGGCCATTAAGCAGGCGGAACAAGCGCGTCAGCAGGCTGCGGCAAAAGAAACAACTCTTCAAACGCAGCTTAAAAATCTTGAAGAGCAACAGGCAACGGCGACCCGAAAAGCTAGTGTTGCCCAACGTGACTTTGTGGAAAAACTGGCCCAGCAGTCAAATCTCATGAGTTCTAGTGCTGACAATGCCGATATTTTAGCTCAATTGGATGCGTTTGAAGCTGAGACTACTAAAATCGTGAAGAAGCTGGCAGTGGCCGAGGCAAAACAAACAGCGCTTGAGACAGCATTGAAATCGGTGCAAACCGCTGTCACGAAGGATACGGACAAGGTTCAAGCCGCTCAAGATGCAGTTAATACTGCCAAACTTGAGGCCGCTACGGCTACGAGTGCGCTGACAACGATGCAAGCGGCGCTGCCTGAAGGGACCAGCGATTTGGCAACTGTGACCGCACAGTCAGCGGAACTGACCCAAGCGGTTGACACCTATCAGAAAAACCGCCAAGCCGCACAAGACAAAGTAAGCGACTTGGATCGCCAGCTGGCTGGACTACATGCTGATGAGCGCCACGCCACAGAGCAAATTGCCAAACTGGAAAAGGACCATCAGGAAGCAGCGGCGGCCTTTTTACAAGCAGTAACAGAATATTTTGGTGCAGATGGGTCCAAACAATTTACTGCACTAAAAGAACAGTTGGATCAGTTGCCGATTTTGCAGCAACAGACTCAAGATTATAAGGATGCGGTTTTGAAGCAAAAGACGTTATTGGAATCCAGCAATAAAACCATTGGCGATCAGTCCGAGCCAGCGCTTGATCAACTTGAAGAACAGGCTGCTTCGACGGAAGCTGCAGCAACCAAGGCCCAGACCGCATTGATTGAAGTGCAGCAGGCGCATGACACGGCCAAGAAGCTGTTGAAGCAGGCTGCGGACATTTTAGCAAAAAATCAAGCTGCTTTGGTTGCATATGCTGACTTACAGACGTTGACAACAGTGATGAACGGCAATGGGCCGAAGAAGCTGAGTTTGGAGCGGTATGTTCTGCAAGCCTATCTTCAACAAATTCTGGACGTCGCCAACACGCGGCTGCAGGTTCTATCAAATCAGCGCTATCAGTTTGTGCTGCACACCGATCTGGGTACGCAGAAAATTCATTCCGGTTTGGAAATCGATGTTTATGATGATCAGGTTGGCGAACAGCGCGCGGTTCAGACGCTATCCGGCGGTGAAAGCTTCATCGCAGCCCTTAGTCTGGCGCTAGCATTAGGCGAGGTGATTCAACAGGAAAGTGGCGGCATCAACATTGATGCGTTGTTTGTTGATGAAGGATTCGGCAGTTTGGACACCAATAGCCTTGATGTGGCCATGAACGCCCTTGAGTCGTTGGAAGGCGAATCGCGGCTGATCGGGATTATTTCTCACGTCACGGAATTACGCGATAATATTCCCGATCAACTCCAGGTACAACCGGCAGGCACTGGGCGCAGTCGGCTGAAAGTGTTGCATATGGCTTAGTTAAGGATGTTGAGCGCGGTGCGACAAAAGTTTTACTTGATAGGAATATACCCATATGGTAATGTTCAGTGAAACGATTGGTATTTTTGCAAGCACTGAACATGCTCATTAACAGGGGGATTTATGTTTGAAGTAGACTTTAATGATTCAGTACCTATGAACATTGTGCCAACGACTTCGGCAGCTGATGCGCTGAAGGAATTGATGGCGTATCACAATATTACGCAGTCTGAGTTTGCAGAGCACATTGACGTTTCACAAAAGCAGCTCTCATTTATTTTGAATCGGCATGCGTATATGAGCATCAATGTTGCGCGGAAAATTGAGCAAGCCACTGGTCTTAGTGCTAGATGGCTTTTACAGCTTGACTTTAATTATCGGTTGTCACAGGCTGAGACCGATGACCTTGCTCAGGTTAAACGGTTTGAGTGGGCGAAACCCCAAAAGAATTAAGCTTGAAAAACATATGCTAGAAGGCCAAAAATTCATTTGTTCTTCTCCTGAGTCGGTGATCAGATTAAAATTTGGTGTGTCAAGGTGCCATTTAAGTGGTATAACAGAAGTTGAAAGGGTCAAACCTTCTAACTCACACCAAAAAGAGGCGACATCACATGGCATCATTGAGCAAAGAACAGAAGAAAGCTTTGATCGCTAAGGTCGAAAAGGAGCGCCAAGAACATCCTGAAAAGAAACCTAAGAAGTCAGGTTTCGAAACGATTGACGAAGAAGCAGAACGCCTTGAAAATGAAAACTAATTTTTAGCTAAGTCACGGATCCTAAACAAGAAATTGTTTAGGGTCTTTTTTTGAGCGCGTTATAGAAAACAACAGTCCAAACTATGTTTACAGACAATAGAACCAACACCGAACGCCGCCAAGATCACTTGCCGCCAAAAATACAGGCACTTCGATCCAACAAAGGTATAGGTAAATACACAAGCTGAAAATACAATAATGACACCTAACAACAACCGCTAACCAAAATTTTTTCAAAAAACTTTAGCACTCGGCGTTCACAAGTGCTAATTTGTGGTATAACTATAGGTGGAGCGAGGGAGAAGGAACAAAGGCTCCGGAGCTAAGATCGTTCTCCTGAATCCCCAAAGTCTCTGATTGAAAGGAAGTTATCTGTTATGGCTAATGAAGTTATGAATCGTCGTAATAATGAGTTGATGAATGATGTTAATGATCCGTTCTTTGACAACTTGGCGCGTCGGTTCTTCGGCCCGGTATCTGACTGGATGGATTGGGCAACTCCTTCCATTGCCAGCACGGCCGTCAACGGATTGCTGACTGACGTTAAGGAGACCAAGGACGCTTACGAAGTTCATGTTGATGTTCCTGGGATCGATAAGAACAACATCAAGTTGAACTACCATGATGGTATTTTGAGCATCAATGTTCACAAGGATGACATCACAGATCACGCCGACAAGAGCGGCAACGTCATGATGTCCGAACGCAGCTATGGCACGATGAGTCGGAGCTATCAACTGCCAAACGTTGATGACAGCAACATCAAGGCAAACTACAAAGATGGTGTTCTTAACATCACATGCCCAAAGTTGACTGAATCAAAGGAGTCTGGTCACAACATTGAAATTCAGTAATGGATTGAGTAGTGTTTGTCGTCAGGCGGCTCAAGACTCACGAACTGCATTGCAAGCATGATCAGAAGCGGCACCACTGTCGTTGATGGGCAAAACCCAGTAGTAAGCAAAACGAATCGATGAGAATTGCAGCAGTTGCAGTGATCATTGAACCGTAAAAAGGAATCACCTCTGCGATACGTATGATCGTAGGGGTGATTTTTTTGTGAGCGTAAGCCAGCCCGCTTAGAAACCGGAGTGTAAGTGGTCTTGGGCGTGATGGCGGTCTTTGCCATTGCGTCCAAGGTCCTTACACGCAGGTTTCTGGGCTGGCGAGCGCGTTATAGAAC
Above is a window of Lacticaseibacillus casei DSM 20011 = JCM 1134 = ATCC 393 DNA encoding:
- a CDS encoding helix-turn-helix transcriptional regulator, with product MFEVDFNDSVPMNIVPTTSAADALKELMAYHNITQSEFAEHIDVSQKQLSFILNRHAYMSINVARKIEQATGLSARWLLQLDFNYRLSQAETDDLAQVKRFEWAKPQKN
- a CDS encoding Hsp20/alpha crystallin family protein, with product MANEVMNRRNNELMNDVNDPFFDNLARRFFGPVSDWMDWATPSIASTAVNGLLTDVKETKDAYEVHVDVPGIDKNNIKLNYHDGILSINVHKDDITDHADKSGNVMMSERSYGTMSRSYQLPNVDDSNIKANYKDGVLNITCPKLTESKESGHNIEIQ
- a CDS encoding HAD family hydrolase; this translates as MNTFIFDIDGTLLDNVEGYLYGLQKTLRRHGRKVPIQDLTWTNGRAGVDSLKELGFSDEEVPVVHEEWREDSKAFLTDVSWFPNMQAVLKQLGRQYKLGLVTSKDKPQFLEEDKKYHFSPYFQTVVVAGEAKRNKPFGDPITLARERLGGNPETTVYIGDTSTDAQAAANANVAFALAGWTTPPSPAVAPRIAVLQRADDLLKLPDLG
- a CDS encoding DeoR/GlpR family DNA-binding transcription regulator, encoding MLKDERLLTIRNLVDRKGIVTVNEIGDSLGVSTMTVRRDLEELADRNELIRIHGGAQSTHFKPLTELSRNEKRSIHVNEKRKIAATIANIITSGDTVYIGPGTTMELISQYLKKPEVRIITNSLPVFQSFQDRADYFSLKLIGGQLRERSGAFIGSLANEMLAHLTTTKAFISVNGIADNHISNASPEEGQTQRIALNNAGMKFVAADHFKLNRQDFYSFYDLDQTDGLITDDGISADDKQHFSEYTSVIVGKS
- a CDS encoding exonuclease SbcCD subunit D, with amino-acid sequence MRFLHTADWHIGKKLNDFDLLADQQAVFEQLVAVAQAQQVDAIVIAGDLYDRALPSEAAVAVLDQMLVKLNRDLHYPLLVISGNHDSAVRLRTGRSWFSATQMFVNTQLAEAFTPIELDGVQFFLLPYFEPFAVRDYFHDQTITNVAQAIRPIVTKMKTLFKPNMRHILVSHFFAAGSDHSASETKVNVGGLDAVPIDDLAAFDYVALGHLHNHNALHGEPKIQYSGALLKYADGEAKQEKGVYIVDTETMQREFVPLKPQHDLLELKASYADLTDPVYYQKQDRDAYIGVDLTDTQVIPNVMAQLRQIYPRIISLRRENGVQAVKPLQQRQRDLDPVSLLKAFYEELMQTELTADQLKWAKAGLAAAESEQKQ
- a CDS encoding AAA family ATPase; translated protein: MKLKQLHMQFFGPYADETVDFDDFQTSPLFLISGPTGSGKTTIFDALVYALYGETSGERDGVQMRSNFASHHDLTKVTLTFEHDGKHYSVTRQPQQLQQKKRGDGLTEVKAKVVLAIADGDKQVAEYTKKNQVQAQLDAVLHLDAKQFRQIVLLPQGDFRHFLDADSNAKEDLLRDLFGTQLIQRWQTAMLAKTKEQGAEIQDQERMLNLLTSQFDFEVEPDENATPADKLDLMRENVEKQAVTVAARQKAADSSHHAYQVAQAALQAGRQLAQAFKDREQTTAALTELAEQEPAQQDRLKRMAQLTWVQQHEAAAQRVETTAQDLTAARKQATQTQATLVTIQQSMDQAKASLAELQQQETAINAKQKQLDQLQAVREQLVNMTAQKQQVAVRTNAVTKASAALAQAQQRLADDQQTLTQKQTELADLSVTDLANQAAEHKQLLAILTPIAANYQEAQKDAITFGEKLAKVKASLEKATQTSKTTAQQLNDLQQTQIKQQIARLAARLEPGTPCPVCGSLKHPHPAVATTEPLVTEAAIKQAEQARQQAAAKETTLQTQLKNLEEQQATATRKASVAQRDFVEKLAQQSNLMSSSADNADILAQLDAFEAETTKIVKKLAVAEAKQTALETALKSVQTAVTKDTDKVQAAQDAVNTAKLEAATATSALTTMQAALPEGTSDLATVTAQSAELTQAVDTYQKNRQAAQDKVSDLDRQLAGLHADERHATEQIAKLEKDHQEAAAAFLQAVTEYFGADGSKQFTALKEQLDQLPILQQQTQDYKDAVLKQKTLLESSNKTIGDQSEPALDQLEEQAASTEAAATKAQTALIEVQQAHDTAKKLLKQAADILAKNQAALVAYADLQTLTTVMNGNGPKKLSLERYVLQAYLQQILDVANTRLQVLSNQRYQFVLHTDLGTQKIHSGLEIDVYDDQVGEQRAVQTLSGGESFIAALSLALALGEVIQQESGGINIDALFVDEGFGSLDTNSLDVAMNALESLEGESRLIGIISHVTELRDNIPDQLQVQPAGTGRSRLKVLHMA